A single Cucumis melo cultivar AY chromosome 4, USDA_Cmelo_AY_1.0, whole genome shotgun sequence DNA region contains:
- the LOC103494947 gene encoding purple acid phosphatase 18 produces the protein MGANLMLFIFLFLSIISSFRADYVRPQPRQTLHFPRNPKSSSQPHQVHISLAGDKHMRVTWITKVHSAPSYVEYGTSPGEYTSVSQGESTSYSYIFYKSGKIHHTVIGPLKAGTLYYYRCGGEGSEFQLKTPPSQFPITFSVAGDLGQTGWTKSTLEHIDLCKYDVHLLPGDLSYADYLQYRWDTFGELVEPLASTRPWMVTQGNHEKEDLLIFKAPFDSYNARWKMPFEESGSSSNLYYSFEVAGTHVIMLGSYTDYDESSDQYAWLKADLAKVDRERTPWLVVLFHVPWYNSNKAHQGEGASMMAAMEPLLYTAGADIVISGHVHAYERSKRVYAGKSDPCGAVHITIGDGGNREGLAHKYNLQPEWSVFREASFGHGELKMVNLTHAFWSWHRNDDDEPVKSDQAWITSLVSSGCVTQKNHQLKKFR, from the exons ATGGGAGCGAATCTAATgctcttcatcttcctcttcctttCAATCATCTCCAGTTTCAGAGCTGATTATGTACGTCCTCAGCCACGTCAAACTCTGCATTTTCCACGGAATCCGAAATCATCTTCTCAACCCCACCAG GTTCACATCTCCCTGGCAGGAGACAAGCATATGAGAGTCACATGGATTACCAAAGTTCATTCTGCTCCATCTTATGTTGAATATGGAACATCGCCAGGAGAATATACCTCTGTTTCTCAAGGAGAGAGCACCTCGTATAGTTATATTTTCTACAAGTCAGGAAAGATTCACCATACAGTAATTGGGCCTCTAAAGGCTGGCACTCTTTATTATTACAGATGTGGAGGAGAAGGTTCTGAGTTCCAGCTGAAGACACCTCCTTCCCAGTTCCCAATTACTTTTTCAGTGGCAGGAGATCTGGGTCAAACTGGATGGACTAAATCAACATTGGAACACATTGATCTGTGCAAATATGATGTACATCTGCTTCCAGGTGACCTGTCCTATGCTGATTACTTGCAGTACCGGTGGGACACTTTTGGTGAGCTTGTGGAGCCGCTTGCAAGTACAAGGCCGTGGATGGTAACTCAAGGGAACCATGAAAAGGAGGACTTATTGATATTCAAGGCTCCATTTGACTCCTATAATGCAAGATGGAAGATGCCATTTGAGGAGAGTGGATCAAGTTCAAATCTCTATTATTCATTTGAAGTTGCTGGAACTCATGTGATTATGCTTGGATCGTACACTGATTATGATGAGTCCTCAGATCAATATGCATGGTTGAAG GCTGATCTTGCAAAGGTGGACAGGGAAAGAACACCCTGGCTTGTAGTGTTATTCCATGTACCATGGTACAATAGTAATAAAGCTCATCAAGGCGAAGGTGCAAGTATGATGGCTGCCATGGAGCCGTTGTTATATACAGCTGGTGCAGACATAGTCATTTCTGGTCATGTCCATGCTTATGAGCGATCG AAACGTGTGTATGCTGGAAAATCTGATCCTTGTGGTGCTGTGCATATCACTATTGGCGATGGAGGGAACCGCGAAGGTTTAGCTCACAA GTACAACTTGCAGCCTGAATGGTCAGTCTTTCGAGAAGCTAGTTTTGGTCACGGTGAACTCAAGATGGTGAACTTGACTCATGCGTTTTGGAGTTGGCATAGAAATGACGATGATGAACCAGTAAAGTCTGATCAAGCATGGATAACCTCATTGGTGTCCTCTGGCTGCGTTACTCAGAAGAATCATCAACTGAAGAAGTTCAGATGA